From the Bacteroidia bacterium genome, one window contains:
- a CDS encoding S9 family peptidase: MHRRYIFFVLIAFLTAPVSAQRFFTAQDLWTLDRFGAFDISPDGKTAAIVVTTYDLKANTANGDIWLYTIGDGSARKFTTGKGNEGSPAWSPDGKNLVFTAKRDDDERAQLYIISVDGGEARRLTEMPMGASSPKWFPDGKRLAFTSAMLPGVTDFDSLRAHLKKRKENKVSAKTSENRLFRYWDRYLTDGYLDHLFVLDIETGTVTNLTPQMDRYFNYSGGIDYDISPDGKEIVATALSKGAPYDQLFTDVYTIAVDGSGRMTNLTAENPGDDMSPRYSSTGKYILYGKNLRTDRNAERVRLMRRDTKTGEELELCREFDRSPSGWVTDATDNTVYFTADHLAKTSVFSVPMSGGAVSTLLHRGSNSGLRVAGDALVFLHENLSAPNGLCSMRPDGSGFRKLDTLNAALLASVSMGRTEDIWYRGAEGDSVQMFAVYPPNFSEKKSWPLLVLLHGGPHGTFGDDFHPRWNTQVFANAGYVVITPNFHGSTGFGEYFAERINGEHPRLPFIDVMLAVDEMLKRPYIDSTRMAAGGGSYGGYLTSWIGSQTSRFACLVNHAGVYNLMAQFGSDITQQRNISYGGLPWDGMENILRWSPSQHAQGYVTPTLVMHGEKDYRVPYGQALEVYGMLKAKGVPARIVLYPDENHWILSPLNSIHWYGEFTSWLDRWIGAGGR, from the coding sequence ATGCACAGACGATACATCTTTTTCGTACTCATCGCGTTTCTCACAGCACCCGTAAGCGCCCAACGGTTTTTCACCGCGCAGGATCTTTGGACACTTGATCGTTTCGGAGCCTTCGACATCTCCCCCGACGGTAAAACCGCCGCGATCGTGGTGACGACCTACGACCTCAAAGCGAACACTGCGAATGGTGACATCTGGCTGTATACGATTGGAGACGGTAGTGCGCGCAAATTCACGACGGGTAAGGGGAACGAGGGGAGTCCGGCGTGGAGTCCCGACGGGAAGAACCTTGTGTTCACCGCCAAACGGGATGACGACGAACGTGCACAGCTGTACATCATCTCGGTCGACGGCGGTGAAGCGCGCAGACTCACCGAAATGCCAATGGGGGCATCCTCCCCGAAGTGGTTTCCTGATGGAAAGCGCCTGGCATTTACCTCGGCGATGCTTCCCGGTGTCACGGATTTTGATTCCCTGCGCGCACATCTGAAAAAGAGGAAGGAAAATAAGGTGTCCGCCAAAACTTCCGAGAATCGTCTGTTCCGCTATTGGGACCGCTATCTCACGGATGGCTACCTCGACCATCTCTTTGTCCTGGACATCGAAACGGGTACGGTGACGAATCTCACCCCGCAGATGGATCGCTATTTCAATTATTCCGGTGGAATCGACTACGATATCAGCCCGGACGGGAAGGAGATCGTCGCGACCGCACTCAGCAAAGGTGCGCCGTATGACCAGTTGTTTACCGACGTCTACACTATCGCCGTTGACGGAAGCGGACGAATGACAAATCTGACGGCGGAGAATCCCGGCGACGACATGTCCCCCCGCTACAGCAGCACCGGAAAATATATTTTGTACGGAAAAAATCTCCGTACCGATCGCAATGCGGAGCGCGTTCGCCTCATGAGGAGGGATACGAAAACAGGCGAGGAGTTGGAGCTGTGCAGAGAATTCGATCGGAGTCCATCCGGTTGGGTGACGGACGCAACCGACAATACCGTGTATTTTACCGCTGATCATCTCGCCAAGACCAGCGTTTTTTCCGTCCCGATGAGCGGCGGGGCGGTGAGTACGCTTCTGCATCGCGGGAGCAACAGTGGATTGCGTGTTGCCGGAGATGCCCTCGTGTTCCTGCATGAGAACCTGTCGGCGCCCAATGGGCTGTGCAGTATGCGCCCTGACGGAAGCGGGTTCCGGAAGCTCGACACATTGAACGCCGCATTGCTCGCATCCGTGAGTATGGGTCGAACGGAGGATATCTGGTACCGCGGAGCCGAAGGCGACAGTGTGCAGATGTTTGCAGTGTATCCGCCGAATTTCAGTGAGAAAAAATCCTGGCCGTTGTTGGTTCTGCTTCATGGTGGTCCGCATGGCACCTTTGGCGATGATTTCCATCCCCGTTGGAACACGCAGGTGTTCGCCAACGCCGGCTACGTCGTGATAACACCCAATTTTCATGGTTCCACGGGCTTCGGTGAGTACTTCGCCGAGCGCATCAACGGAGAGCACCCTCGGCTACCGTTTATCGATGTCATGCTCGCCGTTGACGAAATGCTGAAACGGCCGTACATCGATTCCACTCGCATGGCGGCCGGAGGAGGCAGCTACGGCGGTTACCTGACCTCGTGGATCGGATCGCAGACATCCCGCTTCGCCTGTCTCGTCAATCATGCGGGCGTGTACAACCTGATGGCGCAATTCGGATCCGACATCACGCAGCAGCGCAATATCAGTTACGGTGGATTGCCCTGGGACGGAATGGAAAACATACTTCGCTGGAGCCCGTCGCAACACGCTCAAGGGTATGTGACGCCGACGCTTGTCATGCATGGTGAAAAGGACTACCGGGTCCCTTACGGTCAGGCGCTCGAGGTGTACGGCATGCTGAAGGCCAAGGGCGTTCCCGCGCGTATCGTTCTGTATCCGGATGAGAATCACTGGATTCTCTCTCCGTTGAATTCCATTCACTGGTATGGAGAGTTCACATCCTGGCTCGATCGCTGGATCGGAGCCGGCGGCCGGTGA
- a CDS encoding polyphosphate kinase 2 family protein has translation MKLGDFKIPHDKHIRLADYDTAFTGNFRDKREAKEELGRDIRRLAELQDVLYAQDTYAVLLIFQAMDAAGKDGTIKHVMSGVNPQGCQVFSFKAPSAEELDHDYLWRCMKRLPERGRIGIFNRSYYEEVLVTRVHPEILERQKHPGKAMGKDLWKQRFREINNFEHYLVDNGIVILKFFLNVSRDEQRKRFLERIETPEKNWKFSKNDVTERAFWNDYMVAFEDAFNHTSTHHAPWYVIPADHKWFARLAVAKIIASTLEELDLHYPKPTEEHLAELHEARMLLEAE, from the coding sequence ATGAAGCTCGGAGATTTTAAAATTCCGCATGACAAGCACATCAGGCTTGCCGATTACGACACTGCTTTCACCGGAAATTTCAGAGACAAACGCGAGGCAAAGGAGGAGCTTGGTCGAGACATCCGGCGTTTGGCGGAACTCCAGGACGTTCTCTATGCGCAGGACACATACGCCGTGCTCCTGATTTTTCAGGCGATGGACGCTGCGGGGAAGGACGGAACAATCAAACACGTAATGTCGGGGGTCAATCCTCAAGGCTGCCAGGTGTTCAGCTTCAAGGCGCCGAGTGCCGAGGAATTGGATCATGACTATCTCTGGCGCTGCATGAAAAGACTGCCGGAGCGAGGGCGAATCGGTATTTTTAACCGCTCGTACTACGAGGAGGTACTCGTCACACGTGTTCATCCGGAAATCCTGGAACGACAGAAACATCCCGGGAAGGCGATGGGAAAGGATCTCTGGAAGCAGCGCTTTCGCGAGATTAACAATTTTGAGCACTACCTCGTTGACAATGGAATCGTCATACTGAAGTTTTTCCTGAACGTGTCCAGGGACGAACAGCGTAAACGCTTTCTGGAACGTATCGAGACACCCGAGAAAAATTGGAAGTTTTCAAAAAATGACGTAACCGAGCGCGCCTTCTGGAACGATTACATGGTCGCATTTGAAGACGCATTCAACCATACCAGTACCCATCATGCGCCCTGGTATGTCATCCCGGCCGACCATAAGTGGTTCGCGAGACTCGCAGTGGCGAAAATCATCGCAAGCACTCTGGAGGAGCTGGATCTCCATTATCCCAAGCCGACCGAGGAGCATCTTGCTGAACTGCATGAAGCGCGCATGCTTCTCGAAGCCGAGTAA